A single region of the Bdellovibrio bacteriovorus genome encodes:
- a CDS encoding tetratricopeptide repeat protein — translation MSKLKSLSVFFLSLILPALCMAQTATSAELFKQGTQLYLAKDYAKARESFTQALDQDPHNAVVLTNLALAEFQLGKKPLAVGLLRKALTSDPELSTAEAGLKFVLSQLGVREVPRQIETYESVRTKLIQPVPLYAYLILSALTFFAAGWTLISYGGRRRKAMQEETSAPGFPMVSALLTLSFVIFTGLLALKVYDSTILRGTIIEEKVSLQTAPGDNQVAILELFGGMEVVAHQTQGEWVQITYPGSLTGWVKKASVLMTR, via the coding sequence ATGTCGAAACTGAAATCTCTCTCTGTGTTCTTTCTGTCACTCATTTTGCCCGCTCTATGTATGGCGCAGACGGCAACTTCTGCAGAGCTGTTTAAGCAAGGCACGCAGTTGTATCTTGCAAAAGATTACGCGAAAGCTCGCGAGTCATTCACGCAAGCACTAGACCAAGATCCCCATAACGCCGTCGTATTGACGAATTTAGCGCTCGCTGAGTTTCAATTGGGAAAAAAACCACTCGCTGTCGGCCTTCTGCGCAAAGCTCTGACTTCGGATCCTGAATTATCGACGGCTGAAGCAGGTCTCAAATTTGTTCTGTCACAACTTGGAGTGCGCGAAGTTCCTCGCCAAATCGAAACGTATGAATCGGTGCGCACAAAATTGATTCAGCCTGTTCCTCTGTATGCCTATTTGATTTTATCCGCGCTCACGTTTTTTGCTGCGGGATGGACACTGATTTCTTATGGTGGGCGTCGAAGAAAAGCGATGCAGGAAGAAACGTCTGCTCCCGGGTTTCCGATGGTCAGCGCACTTCTAACACTGAGCTTTGTGATATTTACAGGGCTTTTGGCGCTGAAAGTCTATGATTCCACTATTTTACGAGGGACGATCATCGAAGAAAAAGTCTCTTTACAGACCGCGCCTGGGGACAATCAAGTGGCTATTCTTGAGCTCTTTGGCGGCATGGAAGTCGTTGCTCACCAAACTCAAGGCGAGTGGGTGCAGATTACTTACCCCGGATCTCTTACTGGATGGGTTAAAAAAGCCTCTGTGTTGATGACGCGTTGA
- a CDS encoding arginine N-succinyltransferase: MSFIIRPVQYDDLGQLVDLAKQFNLLNLPGDKKVISEKIERSEESFAGKLPKHKTEYIFVVEDVEEKLVVGSSLVIAKHGTEEVPHSFFKIFKRDHFSQDLGIGFIHQVLRFQLDFDGPTEIGGLLVDKTYRRRPEKLGKQISLSRFLYMGLHREKFEDRVLCELTPPLTDEGRSEFWEALGRRFTGLPYQEADLLSQSHKEFIESLFPQDDIYLALLDAKARLVLGRVGEATKPAQHLLESIGFNYLDEVDPFDGGPHYGANTEDILPIKYGKRLKVTEFKDAAYKEQSLVAATGEEFKACLASADIRGQEIAIAPISRQLLGVEVGEEVYVAPFNYNRGK, encoded by the coding sequence ATGAGTTTTATAATTCGTCCCGTGCAGTATGATGACTTAGGTCAGCTCGTGGATTTAGCAAAGCAGTTTAATCTGCTGAATTTGCCCGGAGATAAAAAAGTTATCAGTGAAAAAATTGAACGCAGTGAAGAGTCATTTGCGGGAAAACTTCCTAAGCACAAGACAGAGTATATCTTTGTCGTTGAAGACGTCGAAGAAAAGCTGGTTGTGGGAAGTTCGCTGGTGATTGCGAAGCATGGAACGGAAGAAGTTCCGCACAGTTTCTTTAAGATCTTTAAGCGTGATCACTTCTCTCAAGATCTTGGCATCGGCTTTATCCATCAAGTTTTGCGCTTTCAATTGGACTTTGACGGCCCAACAGAAATCGGAGGACTTCTTGTCGATAAAACCTATCGTCGCCGTCCTGAAAAGTTGGGAAAGCAAATCAGTCTTTCACGCTTTTTGTACATGGGTCTCCATCGTGAAAAATTTGAGGATCGTGTTCTTTGTGAACTGACTCCTCCATTGACGGACGAAGGACGCAGTGAATTTTGGGAAGCTCTGGGGCGCAGATTCACAGGTCTTCCTTATCAAGAGGCAGATCTTCTTAGTCAGTCACACAAAGAGTTTATCGAAAGTCTCTTTCCGCAAGACGATATTTATCTGGCTCTTCTTGATGCAAAAGCGCGCTTGGTTTTAGGCCGAGTCGGGGAAGCGACGAAGCCGGCTCAACATCTTTTAGAGAGCATTGGCTTTAACTACCTGGATGAGGTGGATCCATTTGATGGCGGTCCTCACTACGGTGCGAATACAGAAGATATTTTGCCAATTAAGTACGGAAAACGTTTAAAGGTCACCGAGTTTAAGGATGCCGCCTATAAGGAACAAAGTCTTGTGGCCGCAACGGGCGAGGAATTTAAGGCCTGCCTTGCATCCGCTGATATTCGAGGCCAAGAAATCGCTATTGCACCGATCTCAAGACAACTCTTGGGTGTCGAAGTCGGCGAAGAAGTTTATGTAGCTCCATTTAATTACAATCGAGGGAAATAA
- a CDS encoding aminotransferase class III-fold pyridoxal phosphate-dependent enzyme, with translation MSSLVGHQIQQSEKVKTMVQDLVNEVTKLNSQLSGIRSPMEEFKGAGKQKIDLAGQFRGRPLHYPYMGTGAGRGPYVELEDGSVKLDLINGIGIHLMGHANPRVMAAAVRGSLADILTQGNLQPNNEYRLFTEKIVKLASKKSRMKYAWIATCGTMANENALKLSRQKNSPARFVMGFKDAFAGRSTMMAEVTDNPAYKQGLPEYNEVLRVPFYDKRDPRSGEKALNVMKEHVAKHEGNISVFGFEPMLGEGGYQAAPREFFVPLLDFCKSKNIAIWADEVQTFTRTGEYFAFETLDIGQYIDICTIAKTAQIGATIYTEEYNPKPGLIAGTFSGSTPSLCAGMEMLDMLGEGYIGPDGRINQIHRRFIDGINRLNETTCKGIAQDAGGMGLMVAFTPLDGKKETVNAFLNKLYANGVIAFPCGKDPVRARFLIPAIIQDADIDIALKMIEKTLLEGV, from the coding sequence ATGAGTTCTCTTGTAGGTCATCAAATACAACAATCCGAAAAAGTGAAAACCATGGTTCAAGATCTTGTGAATGAAGTCACAAAGTTGAACTCGCAATTGTCTGGCATCCGTTCGCCGATGGAAGAATTCAAAGGTGCGGGCAAACAAAAAATCGATCTAGCCGGTCAGTTTCGTGGTCGTCCTTTGCACTATCCATACATGGGCACAGGCGCGGGTCGTGGACCTTACGTAGAGCTTGAAGACGGCAGCGTGAAATTAGATTTGATTAACGGCATCGGTATTCACTTGATGGGTCACGCAAATCCTCGCGTGATGGCCGCTGCGGTTCGTGGTTCTCTTGCAGACATTTTGACTCAAGGGAATCTTCAACCGAATAACGAATACCGTTTGTTCACAGAAAAAATCGTAAAGCTAGCCAGCAAAAAAAGTCGTATGAAGTACGCTTGGATTGCCACTTGTGGAACGATGGCCAATGAAAATGCGTTGAAACTTTCTCGTCAAAAAAATTCTCCGGCAAGATTTGTGATGGGCTTTAAAGATGCCTTCGCAGGTCGTTCAACAATGATGGCCGAAGTGACCGACAATCCGGCTTATAAGCAAGGTCTTCCAGAGTACAACGAAGTCTTGCGTGTTCCATTCTATGACAAGCGTGATCCTCGTTCGGGCGAAAAAGCTTTGAACGTGATGAAAGAACACGTAGCAAAACACGAAGGCAATATTTCTGTTTTCGGTTTTGAACCGATGTTGGGTGAAGGTGGTTACCAAGCAGCGCCTCGTGAATTCTTCGTTCCGCTTTTAGATTTCTGTAAATCAAAAAATATCGCGATCTGGGCGGATGAAGTTCAAACTTTCACACGCACGGGCGAATACTTCGCGTTTGAAACTTTAGATATCGGTCAATACATCGACATCTGTACTATCGCTAAGACCGCTCAAATCGGCGCCACTATTTACACTGAAGAATACAATCCAAAACCAGGCTTGATTGCGGGAACATTCTCGGGCTCTACTCCATCGCTTTGTGCGGGTATGGAAATGCTCGACATGTTGGGTGAAGGTTATATCGGTCCTGATGGACGTATTAATCAAATTCATCGTCGCTTCATCGACGGCATCAACCGTTTGAATGAAACGACTTGCAAAGGCATCGCCCAAGATGCTGGTGGCATGGGCTTGATGGTGGCGTTCACTCCACTTGATGGAAAAAAAGAAACTGTGAATGCATTCCTTAACAAACTTTACGCGAACGGCGTGATCGCTTTCCCTTGCGGTAAAGATCCTGTCCGTGCTCGTTTCTTGATTCCTGCGATCATCCAAGATGCGGATATTGATATCGCATTGAAGATGATCGAAAAGACTTTGCTTGAAGGAGTCTAG
- the mltG gene encoding endolytic transglycosylase MltG, with translation MKKTILVFSLAIVALLIAVGGGLAYVSYNFLNTPPSTTASDVVYEVSPGAGFNTIAADLERKGIVRNGFFFSVYARFKGDRSKLKVGEYLLRTDMLPAEVLSTITSGKSIARSFTVSEGLSIYEIADLYEKQGFGTATEFLGLVRDPAFVKSLLGENQETLEGYLFPETYMLTKYTDARALITNMVKRFLYVYEEVLAQATVMGWKRHQVVTLASIIEKETGAPEERSLISSVFHNRLMKKMRLQTDPTVIYGKAERTGKIEINITRADLTTPTRYNTYVIYGLPPGPIANPGREALLAALRPETSDYLFFVSQNDGTHVFSSDYKGHSAAVQKYQLDRKAREGKSWRDLKKRELTPAKN, from the coding sequence ATGAAAAAAACTATTTTGGTTTTTAGTTTGGCTATTGTGGCGTTGCTTATCGCTGTGGGCGGAGGCTTGGCTTATGTTAGCTATAATTTCTTGAATACGCCTCCTAGTACGACGGCTTCGGACGTGGTGTACGAGGTCAGTCCTGGAGCGGGCTTTAACACGATCGCCGCTGATCTTGAAAGAAAAGGCATTGTTCGCAATGGTTTCTTTTTTTCGGTGTATGCTCGTTTTAAAGGAGATCGCTCAAAACTAAAAGTGGGTGAATATCTTTTAAGAACAGACATGCTTCCTGCAGAAGTTCTTTCCACGATCACTTCGGGAAAAAGCATTGCTCGTAGCTTTACTGTCAGTGAAGGCCTAAGCATTTACGAAATTGCCGATCTTTATGAAAAGCAAGGATTCGGTACTGCTACAGAGTTTTTAGGATTAGTACGCGATCCTGCCTTCGTGAAAAGTCTTTTAGGTGAGAACCAAGAAACACTTGAAGGTTATCTGTTCCCCGAAACTTACATGCTGACTAAATACACGGATGCTCGAGCTCTTATCACAAACATGGTGAAACGCTTTTTGTACGTGTACGAAGAAGTTCTAGCACAGGCGACTGTTATGGGATGGAAGCGCCACCAAGTGGTCACGTTAGCAAGTATCATCGAAAAAGAAACGGGTGCTCCCGAAGAGCGCTCGTTGATCTCATCGGTGTTCCACAACCGTTTGATGAAGAAAATGCGTTTGCAAACGGACCCTACAGTGATCTACGGAAAAGCCGAGCGTACGGGAAAAATCGAGATCAATATCACGCGTGCGGATTTAACAACGCCGACTCGGTATAATACCTATGTGATCTACGGGCTTCCGCCAGGTCCTATTGCGAATCCAGGCAGAGAGGCTTTGTTGGCTGCACTGAGACCCGAGACGAGTGATTATCTCTTTTTCGTCAGTCAGAATGACGGAACTCATGTATTTTCTTCTGACTACAAAGGGCACTCTGCGGCCGTTCAAAAATATCAGCTCGACCGTAAAGCGCGCGAGGGTAAGTCGTGGAGAGATCTGAAAAAACGCGAACTGACTCCCGCTAAAAACTAG
- a CDS encoding M20 family metallopeptidase gives MDFIEACRQLIAIDSTPTHGNRDIAKWVAAFCRQKGLHVEEQEEIVGDLLQVNVIARPVAERPDAEFLLQTHLDTVDPGPFSLWTETGANPFDAHIIEGKIHGLGAADVKLDFLCKLEAMAAFVNQKSWRLPPVLVGTFGEESGMQGALKLIRKNKIAAKMALIGEPSDLKVINAAKGYASVEIRVPFSDEEMHYRHEHNLRESTSTQSKLFRGKAAHSSTPHLGESAIAKMLEYLMMLPDSVNIMEMDGGNNFNTIPSHAFLEIDMVTQIKNPISKKVSNIYRAVKELELEFLDYKDNDFHPSTPTLNIGLIRTNEDDVQISGTCRIPPIISHEIYEGWMDRLRRVCEMNGASFRVNDYKKPFRTEVNSILVKGCLDELRAMGLSDRPITQASTNEASIFSRIGVECVCFGPGKREGNVHTTQEHVALEDLDKAIAFYKRVIERFCV, from the coding sequence TTGGATTTCATTGAAGCTTGCCGCCAATTGATCGCTATCGATAGCACGCCTACTCACGGCAATAGAGATATTGCGAAGTGGGTGGCGGCATTTTGTCGGCAAAAGGGTTTGCACGTCGAAGAACAAGAAGAAATCGTCGGCGACCTGCTTCAAGTGAATGTGATTGCTCGCCCTGTGGCAGAGCGACCTGATGCTGAGTTCTTATTGCAAACGCATTTAGACACTGTCGACCCGGGCCCTTTTTCTTTGTGGACTGAAACCGGTGCTAATCCGTTTGATGCTCACATCATTGAGGGAAAGATTCACGGTCTGGGTGCCGCAGATGTAAAGCTGGATTTTCTTTGTAAGCTTGAAGCGATGGCGGCTTTTGTAAATCAAAAGAGCTGGCGCTTGCCTCCAGTTCTTGTTGGAACCTTCGGTGAAGAGTCTGGCATGCAAGGGGCGCTAAAGCTGATTCGTAAAAATAAAATCGCCGCAAAAATGGCTCTTATCGGAGAGCCCAGTGATCTGAAAGTGATCAATGCAGCAAAAGGCTATGCGAGCGTCGAAATTCGCGTGCCGTTTTCTGATGAAGAGATGCACTATCGCCACGAACACAACTTGCGCGAAAGTACGTCGACGCAATCAAAGCTTTTCCGTGGGAAAGCAGCGCACTCGTCAACACCTCACTTGGGTGAAAGTGCCATTGCAAAAATGTTAGAGTATCTGATGATGCTTCCCGATTCTGTGAACATCATGGAGATGGACGGTGGGAACAACTTTAATACGATTCCAAGTCATGCGTTTTTAGAAATCGATATGGTGACGCAGATTAAGAATCCTATCTCTAAAAAGGTTTCTAATATCTACCGCGCGGTCAAAGAGTTGGAACTAGAGTTCTTGGATTACAAAGATAATGATTTCCATCCAAGCACTCCCACTTTGAACATCGGCTTGATAAGAACAAATGAAGACGATGTTCAAATTTCAGGAACTTGTCGTATTCCGCCCATTATCTCTCACGAGATTTATGAAGGCTGGATGGATCGTTTGCGTCGCGTTTGCGAAATGAACGGCGCAAGTTTCAGAGTGAATGATTATAAAAAACCCTTCCGCACAGAGGTGAATTCCATCTTGGTGAAGGGGTGTCTAGATGAGCTTCGAGCGATGGGTTTAAGTGACCGACCTATCACGCAGGCTTCAACAAACGAAGCCAGTATATTTTCGCGTATCGGAGTGGAATGTGTGTGCTTTGGTCCCGGTAAGCGGGAGGGTAATGTGCACACCACACAAGAACACGTGGCTTTAGAGGATTTAGATAAAGCCATCGCTTTCTACAAAAGGGTCATCGAAAGGTTTTGTGTATGA
- a CDS encoding response regulator, translating to MSDNSNHGSLELEVRRIDLLYKQNIAGMLAIFFNTIAFATVAWGSLSPIFITIWFSVLNLSALARFFAYYRWNRSRNSIRSFEETRPWLYFMFTSLFISGCGWGAIGLISHTGSLQQQVLTALLVSCMVAGALVTYVSSRLAMACVIVPAMFLWGLGTFISRAEFSMLMGTLIILYSGLLVLIGKNLNLAVMKSLSLDVLRKERDLHEAANRAKSVFLANASHEIRTPLSAILGFSEALLRSDSLSEQNRHDVQAIHRQSNYMVSLVNDLLDLSKIETNRLYIQKAPMSPIREIDESLSVIRPVAAEKKVQLEVKYLSLVPESIMADSVRFRQVLINLLTNAVKFTSEGSVEVLVNFTSDIHHQGTLNITVTDTGLGMDKLTQQNLFQPFVRGEHPDVQRVQGSGLGLALSLSLMKMMGGDLRLVSSVLGQGSSFEMSMKLGNSQELRLMKPEHPKMIFQEKIKIAKEAEFLKGRRVLVVDDSVDLRVLMKRFLSRSGAEVETAENGAQAVEYALNQPFDVILMDIKMPVMDGYKATSVLREKGYRHPIVALTAQASVDGQQKSFELGFDGYLSKPVDMNLLSEILRRSETVS from the coding sequence ATGTCGGATAATTCCAATCACGGCTCTTTGGAACTGGAAGTTCGCCGTATAGATCTTCTTTACAAACAAAATATCGCCGGAATGCTGGCCATATTTTTTAACACTATCGCCTTTGCGACAGTGGCGTGGGGATCTCTTTCACCGATCTTTATTACTATCTGGTTTTCGGTTCTAAATCTTTCTGCCTTGGCCAGGTTCTTTGCCTATTATCGTTGGAACCGCTCTCGGAACTCCATTCGCAGTTTTGAAGAAACGCGTCCCTGGCTTTACTTCATGTTCACTTCTCTTTTTATCTCGGGTTGTGGATGGGGGGCCATCGGGCTGATCTCTCACACCGGAAGTTTGCAACAACAAGTTTTAACGGCTTTGTTGGTGTCCTGCATGGTGGCCGGTGCGTTAGTCACCTATGTCTCTTCGAGGCTAGCGATGGCGTGTGTGATTGTGCCCGCGATGTTCTTGTGGGGATTGGGCACTTTCATTTCGCGGGCCGAATTCTCGATGCTTATGGGGACTTTAATTATTCTTTACTCGGGACTTTTAGTTCTGATCGGGAAAAATTTAAATCTCGCGGTGATGAAATCTTTGTCGTTGGATGTGCTTCGTAAAGAAAGAGATCTTCATGAAGCCGCCAATCGTGCAAAATCGGTTTTTCTAGCTAATGCCAGTCACGAAATTCGCACGCCTCTTTCAGCTATTTTGGGTTTTTCTGAAGCTCTTTTAAGAAGTGATTCTTTAAGTGAACAGAATCGCCACGATGTTCAAGCTATTCATCGTCAAAGTAATTACATGGTGTCGTTGGTGAATGATCTCTTAGATCTTTCTAAAATTGAAACCAATCGTCTTTATATTCAAAAAGCTCCCATGTCTCCGATTCGGGAAATTGACGAGTCCCTTTCGGTGATTCGCCCTGTAGCCGCAGAAAAAAAGGTGCAACTAGAGGTAAAATACCTCAGCCTTGTGCCCGAAAGTATTATGGCTGATTCCGTGCGTTTTCGTCAGGTGCTTATCAACTTGCTGACAAACGCGGTGAAATTCACCTCCGAAGGATCGGTGGAAGTCCTAGTGAATTTTACTAGCGACATACACCATCAAGGGACCTTAAATATCACGGTGACAGATACGGGTCTGGGCATGGATAAGCTCACTCAACAAAATCTTTTCCAACCATTCGTACGTGGCGAGCATCCCGATGTGCAAAGGGTGCAGGGGTCGGGCTTAGGATTAGCCTTGTCTTTAAGTCTTATGAAAATGATGGGAGGAGATCTCCGCTTGGTCTCTTCCGTGTTAGGACAAGGCAGTTCTTTTGAAATGTCTATGAAGCTAGGGAATTCCCAAGAGCTTCGTTTGATGAAGCCCGAGCATCCAAAAATGATTTTCCAAGAAAAAATCAAGATTGCTAAAGAGGCGGAATTTTTAAAAGGGCGTCGCGTTCTCGTTGTGGATGATTCTGTAGATTTGCGAGTCTTGATGAAAAGGTTCTTAAGTCGCTCGGGAGCTGAAGTAGAAACCGCTGAAAACGGGGCGCAAGCGGTAGAGTACGCCTTAAATCAACCTTTCGACGTCATTCTCATGGATATTAAAATGCCCGTGATGGATGGCTATAAAGCAACCTCGGTGCTTCGTGAAAAAGGCTATCGTCACCCGATTGTCGCCCTCACCGCACAAGCCAGCGTGGATGGGCAGCAAAAGTCATTTGAGCTTGGATTTGACGGGTATTTAAGTAAGCCCGTCGATATGAATCTTCTTAGCGAAATTCTTCGCCGTTCCGAAACTGTCAGCTGA
- the lysC gene encoding lysine-sensitive aspartokinase 3: MAQLIVSKFGGTSMGDAECMLRSAEVSFRQGSSLVAVSATSGTTNDLIALGKNAESQGWAEAEKILSKIQDKHIKIANDLKVSEDSRKKLETLFEEMNSIAKGVHLLRDCSVKAMDTLMSLGERMSSVLFTEAMMQVLKKHSSAKSAELFDVRQVLRTDDSFGKAKPITAEVASLCQKHLGFLRQGQKVVVTQGYIGMTEEGVTTTLGRGGSDYSAAILAEGVSADVLEIWTDVAGIATTDPRICPKAKPISEISFKEASELATFGAKVLHPATLLPAIRKNIPVFVGSSFDSEARGTWVRKDVKDLPLIRAMALRKKQVLVTLSTPEMLHAHGFLFQIFKIFNDHKVSIDAITTSEISVSVTLDDSTLLNKKLIADLSQIADVQVEENLTLVSLIGNNINHTPGLGKIIFDAISDINVRMICLGASKHNFCFLVNEEQSTDAIRRLHETFIEAGTEEMA, encoded by the coding sequence GTGGCGCAATTGATTGTTTCTAAATTTGGTGGAACTTCAATGGGAGATGCGGAGTGTATGCTTCGCAGTGCGGAAGTCAGCTTTCGCCAAGGCTCCAGTCTTGTAGCGGTATCCGCAACCTCCGGAACAACGAATGACCTGATTGCTTTGGGTAAGAACGCCGAGTCTCAGGGATGGGCCGAGGCAGAAAAAATTCTTTCAAAAATTCAAGACAAACACATCAAGATTGCCAATGATCTGAAGGTCTCTGAAGACTCTCGAAAAAAACTAGAAACTCTTTTTGAAGAAATGAATTCTATCGCTAAAGGTGTTCACTTGTTGCGAGACTGCTCAGTGAAAGCTATGGATACATTGATGAGCTTGGGCGAAAGAATGTCCTCGGTGCTTTTCACGGAAGCGATGATGCAAGTTCTAAAAAAACATTCTTCTGCAAAATCCGCAGAACTTTTTGATGTCCGTCAGGTCCTTCGCACCGATGACTCCTTTGGAAAAGCAAAACCTATCACCGCTGAAGTGGCCTCTCTTTGTCAAAAGCACTTGGGATTTTTGCGCCAAGGTCAGAAAGTGGTCGTCACTCAAGGTTATATTGGAATGACCGAAGAGGGCGTCACAACAACGCTGGGCCGAGGCGGCAGTGATTATTCGGCGGCTATTCTTGCTGAAGGTGTTTCGGCCGATGTTTTAGAAATTTGGACGGATGTGGCCGGCATCGCGACAACCGATCCGCGTATCTGCCCGAAGGCAAAGCCTATCAGTGAAATTTCATTTAAAGAAGCATCTGAGCTAGCAACATTCGGAGCTAAAGTCCTTCATCCGGCGACGCTTTTGCCAGCGATTCGTAAGAATATTCCTGTTTTTGTCGGATCTAGTTTTGATTCCGAGGCGCGCGGCACATGGGTGCGTAAAGATGTAAAGGACCTTCCATTAATTCGCGCAATGGCTTTAAGAAAAAAACAAGTCTTGGTGACCTTATCCACTCCAGAAATGCTGCACGCGCATGGTTTCTTGTTCCAGATTTTCAAAATTTTCAACGATCACAAAGTCAGTATCGATGCGATCACGACATCTGAAATTTCAGTCAGTGTGACGTTGGATGACTCGACACTCTTGAATAAAAAACTGATCGCCGATCTTTCACAGATTGCGGATGTGCAAGTCGAAGAGAACTTAACTTTGGTGTCTTTGATTGGAAACAACATCAATCATACGCCGGGTTTGGGTAAAATCATTTTTGATGCTATTTCCGACATCAACGTGCGTATGATCTGTCTGGGCGCGAGTAAGCACAATTTCTGCTTTTTAGTGAATGAAGAGCAAAGCACAGACGCCATTCGTCGTTTGCACGAGACATTTATTGAAGCTGGAACGGAAGAGATGGCGTAA
- a CDS encoding succinylglutamate-semialdehyde dehydrogenase gives MNTTLFDVQYKGDFINNRFVPVTKGDGEFKDISPSDLNDLVMTVPFKHDHIDEACVAAKKAYPGWATLPMNERKSYLMRLKELFDAHAEQMAQIISRDTGKPSWEAMTEAKALGAKIDITLNHSLALIADERIPNALPQVEGVIRHRSRGVMAVVGPFNFPAHLPNGHIIPALIAGNTVVFKPSEQTPAVGQFMAELFEKAQFPPGVFNLVQGDGAAGGRLVANEHVDGILFTGSYEVGLKIKQETLTHYWKILALEMGGKNATVVWEDADLDKAVYESLVGAYMTAGQRCSCTSRIILHPKIAEEFTERFYQAAKKLTIGHWKENTFMGPLINAAAVEKYIRFQEIANRENAESLMRGKLLDLKHKGYYVTPSIHLVKKFDANSVYQKSEIFGPNVAIYQTDDWNHAMEIVNSIGYGLVMALFSKDKALYEDALFKARVGLLNWNRTTNGASSRLPFGGFGKSGNDRPSAHFAIQYCTMPVASLEDPTAFDPTKVLPGMNLDMK, from the coding sequence ATGAACACCACCCTATTTGACGTTCAATACAAAGGTGATTTTATCAACAACCGTTTCGTTCCTGTGACGAAAGGGGATGGAGAGTTTAAAGACATCAGTCCGTCGGATCTGAATGATCTTGTGATGACTGTGCCGTTTAAGCATGACCATATTGACGAAGCCTGTGTGGCGGCGAAGAAAGCCTATCCGGGCTGGGCAACTTTGCCGATGAACGAAAGAAAAAGCTACTTGATGCGTTTGAAAGAACTTTTCGATGCGCATGCAGAGCAAATGGCACAAATCATTTCTCGTGACACGGGTAAACCGTCTTGGGAGGCGATGACTGAAGCAAAAGCTTTGGGTGCAAAAATTGATATCACTCTGAATCACTCGCTGGCTTTGATCGCAGACGAAAGAATTCCTAACGCTCTTCCTCAGGTGGAAGGCGTTATTCGCCATCGCTCTCGCGGTGTCATGGCGGTTGTAGGTCCTTTCAATTTCCCGGCGCATTTACCTAATGGGCATATCATTCCCGCTTTGATCGCTGGAAACACGGTGGTCTTTAAACCGTCAGAACAAACTCCAGCCGTGGGTCAATTCATGGCAGAGCTTTTTGAAAAAGCGCAATTCCCTCCAGGTGTATTCAACTTGGTGCAAGGAGATGGCGCTGCCGGTGGGCGCTTGGTCGCGAACGAACACGTCGACGGGATCTTATTCACGGGTTCTTACGAAGTCGGACTTAAAATCAAGCAAGAGACTTTGACTCATTACTGGAAGATTTTAGCTCTGGAAATGGGCGGTAAGAATGCCACGGTTGTTTGGGAAGATGCGGATTTGGATAAAGCAGTTTATGAAAGCTTAGTCGGTGCCTACATGACAGCGGGTCAACGCTGCTCATGCACAAGCCGTATTATCCTTCATCCGAAAATTGCTGAAGAGTTTACTGAAAGATTCTATCAAGCCGCGAAGAAGCTAACGATTGGTCACTGGAAAGAAAACACTTTCATGGGTCCACTTATCAACGCGGCCGCGGTAGAAAAATACATCCGCTTCCAAGAGATCGCAAATCGCGAGAATGCGGAAAGCTTAATGCGTGGTAAATTGTTGGATTTAAAACACAAGGGTTACTACGTGACTCCAAGTATTCACTTGGTGAAAAAGTTTGATGCTAATAGCGTGTATCAAAAAAGTGAAATCTTTGGTCCTAACGTAGCAATCTATCAAACAGACGATTGGAATCACGCGATGGAGATCGTGAATTCTATCGGCTATGGCTTGGTGATGGCGCTCTTCTCGAAAGATAAAGCTCTTTATGAAGATGCTCTTTTCAAAGCACGTGTAGGCCTATTGAATTGGAATCGTACAACAAACGGTGCAAGTTCTCGTTTGCCATTTGGTGGTTTTGGAAAATCTGGCAATGACCGTCCTTCGGCGCACTTTGCAATTCAATATTGCACAATGCCGGTGGCAAGTCTTGAGGACCCAACTGCATTTGATCCGACAAAAGTTTTGCCGGGTATGAATTTGGACATGAAATAA